A region from the Pseudomonas cucumis genome encodes:
- the leuS gene encoding leucine--tRNA ligase: MQELLMNTDTIKKIERKWLARWENERLYSVKLDTSLPKYYCLDMFPYPSGAGLHVGHPRGYIATDVYSRFKRMAGFNVLHPMGFDSFGLPAEQYAIETGQHPRVTTDKNIATFKSQLRKLGFCYDPDREIKTSDAQYYHWTQWIFTQLFDSWYCLDTRQAMPIDALIQHLERSGNAEVNAWSDSRTSIISAQQWAKFSPLQQSEFLMNYRLAYRADSYVNWCPALGTVLANDEIKDGFSERGGHPVQKKMMKQWMLRISAYADRLLEGLDSLDWPEALKDMQRNWIGKSQGAEIDFQVRDSQIAINVFTTCPDTLYGATFLVLAPEHDAVEEITSPTFKAAVASYREEVALRSERERVAKTDRITGQFTGAYAVHPLTGENLPIWIADYVLADYGTGAIMAVPSADQRDFNFAQAFDLPVLQIYEGAEQANKPFPGKEGSRLINSGEASGMLRAEATDWILERLVATGAAKRTFNYRIRDAIFGRQRYWGEPIPVYYDEQGIAHVVPEQDLPVTLPDVEAFLPTSEGEPPLERARSWRYGGYKYETTTMPGWAGSSWYFLRYMDPTNSSAPVSREAMAYWQTVDLYVGGSEHATGHLLYARFWTHFLKDRGLLSFSEPFKRVLCQGMILGVSAIIYRDKATHEYVSADLKEGRDVQPLYVDISMVNDKNQVDIDALRAWRQTYSNGVFIYSNGVFLCDRLSEKMSKSKYNVVNPDDLIDIYGADTFRLHEMFLGPIDQTATWSTQSIDGPHKFLQKVWRLFLSEQGEMVVENLEPTAEELKVVHTAIAKVARATEDMSYNTAIAALMICVNQLGVLHCHKRSVLELLLKLLHPYAPFITEELWSEALGHSHSILDSEYPVADERLLYEAQFECPVSINGKLRTRIMLQRGMTEEAVKAQVLKDSTVQRWLSGGRLLKFIFVPDRIINIVYALNTD; the protein is encoded by the coding sequence ATTCTTTCGGACTGCCTGCGGAACAGTATGCAATCGAAACCGGACAGCACCCACGAGTCACCACTGACAAGAACATTGCCACATTCAAGTCGCAGTTGAGAAAACTGGGTTTTTGTTATGATCCGGACCGCGAGATCAAGACGTCCGATGCCCAGTACTATCATTGGACGCAATGGATATTCACACAACTGTTCGACAGTTGGTACTGCCTCGATACGCGCCAGGCCATGCCTATCGATGCGCTGATCCAGCACCTTGAACGGTCCGGCAATGCAGAGGTGAATGCCTGGTCTGATTCGCGGACCTCGATCATCAGCGCGCAACAGTGGGCCAAGTTTTCGCCTTTGCAGCAGTCGGAGTTCTTGATGAATTACCGATTGGCTTACCGCGCCGACTCCTATGTGAATTGGTGTCCGGCCCTGGGCACGGTGCTGGCCAATGATGAAATCAAGGACGGTTTTTCCGAGCGTGGTGGCCACCCCGTTCAGAAAAAAATGATGAAGCAGTGGATGCTGCGTATTTCCGCGTATGCCGATCGTCTCCTGGAAGGGCTTGATAGCCTGGATTGGCCGGAAGCGTTGAAGGACATGCAGCGCAATTGGATCGGCAAATCCCAGGGCGCGGAAATTGATTTTCAGGTTCGTGATTCGCAGATCGCAATCAACGTCTTCACCACTTGCCCCGATACGCTTTATGGCGCGACGTTCCTGGTGCTGGCGCCTGAACATGATGCCGTCGAGGAGATCACTTCACCGACTTTCAAGGCTGCGGTGGCGAGCTATCGCGAAGAAGTGGCCTTGCGTTCCGAGCGTGAACGGGTGGCCAAGACTGATCGGATTACCGGCCAGTTCACGGGCGCCTATGCCGTCCACCCCTTGACCGGGGAAAACCTGCCGATCTGGATTGCCGACTACGTCCTGGCTGATTACGGCACGGGCGCAATCATGGCGGTACCGTCTGCGGACCAGCGGGATTTCAACTTTGCCCAGGCCTTCGATCTGCCCGTGCTGCAGATCTATGAAGGGGCAGAGCAGGCCAACAAGCCGTTCCCAGGCAAAGAGGGCTCCCGCCTGATCAATTCCGGGGAAGCCAGCGGCATGCTGCGTGCCGAGGCCACTGATTGGATTCTTGAGCGCCTGGTGGCGACCGGAGCCGCCAAGCGCACCTTCAATTACCGTATCCGAGATGCGATTTTTGGCCGCCAGCGCTACTGGGGGGAACCGATCCCGGTGTACTACGACGAGCAGGGCATTGCTCATGTGGTTCCCGAACAGGACCTGCCGGTAACCCTGCCAGATGTCGAGGCCTTTCTGCCGACCAGCGAAGGCGAGCCGCCGCTGGAGCGGGCTCGTAGCTGGCGCTATGGCGGTTACAAGTATGAAACTACCACCATGCCCGGCTGGGCCGGGTCGAGTTGGTACTTCCTCAGGTACATGGACCCAACCAACAGCAGCGCGCCAGTCTCCAGGGAGGCCATGGCCTATTGGCAGACAGTGGACCTGTATGTCGGCGGTTCCGAGCATGCCACCGGCCATTTGCTCTACGCGCGCTTTTGGACTCATTTCCTCAAGGATCGGGGCTTGCTGAGTTTTTCCGAACCCTTCAAGCGAGTCTTGTGCCAAGGCATGATCTTGGGCGTCTCGGCGATCATCTACCGGGACAAGGCAACCCATGAGTACGTGTCTGCCGACCTCAAGGAAGGGCGGGACGTTCAGCCACTCTATGTCGATATCAGCATGGTCAATGACAAGAACCAGGTCGATATCGACGCGCTTCGCGCCTGGCGCCAGACCTATAGCAATGGGGTGTTTATCTATTCCAACGGCGTCTTCCTGTGTGATCGACTGTCGGAGAAGATGTCCAAGTCCAAATACAACGTGGTCAACCCCGATGACTTGATCGATATCTATGGGGCTGACACTTTCCGCTTGCATGAAATGTTCCTCGGGCCGATCGATCAGACCGCCACCTGGTCGACGCAATCGATCGACGGCCCGCACAAGTTCCTGCAGAAGGTCTGGCGTCTGTTTTTGAGCGAGCAGGGCGAGATGGTCGTTGAAAACCTTGAACCTACCGCCGAGGAGCTCAAGGTGGTGCACACGGCAATTGCCAAGGTGGCGCGTGCAACCGAGGACATGTCCTACAACACCGCGATTGCAGCCTTGATGATCTGTGTGAACCAGCTCGGCGTCTTGCACTGTCATAAGCGCAGCGTACTGGAGCTGTTGCTCAAGCTGTTGCATCCCTATGCGCCGTTCATTACCGAAGAGTTGTGGTCCGAAGCTCTGGGGCACTCGCATTCGATTCTGGACAGCGAGTACCCCGTCGCCGACGAACGCCTGCTGTATGAAGCGCAATTTGAATGCCCGGTCTCCATCAATGGCAAGTTGCGCACCCGCATCATGCTGCAGCGGGGGATGACTGAGGAGGCAGTGAAGGCCCAGGTGCTGAAGGACTCGACAGTGCAACGCTGGCTGTCGGGCGGGCGCCTGCTGAAGTTCATCTTTGTGCCGGACCGGATCATCAACATCGTGTACGCCTTGAACACTGATTGA
- a CDS encoding DUF934 domain-containing protein, protein MNNLIRLQDGGAEWVRDDPWQLIREATDELPAGPLILPLPQWLALNADRRSALEGVWLGPNDEVTNLTPWFPDLPLIALDFPSFRDGRAYSQAYLLRTRFGWQGELRAIGDVLRDQLSHMRQCGFDSFAVREDKSAEDALKGLAGMSVLYGRSVIEPRPLFRRRGPQNP, encoded by the coding sequence ATGAACAATCTGATTCGTTTGCAAGACGGCGGCGCCGAGTGGGTGCGCGACGACCCGTGGCAATTGATTCGTGAAGCAACGGATGAGTTGCCGGCCGGACCGCTGATACTGCCGTTACCCCAGTGGCTGGCCCTGAATGCCGACAGGAGATCAGCGCTCGAAGGCGTCTGGCTGGGTCCCAACGACGAAGTGACAAACCTGACGCCGTGGTTTCCCGACCTGCCGCTGATTGCCCTGGACTTCCCGAGTTTTCGCGACGGACGCGCCTATAGCCAGGCCTATCTGTTGCGTACGCGTTTCGGTTGGCAAGGCGAATTACGCGCGATTGGCGATGTACTGCGCGATCAACTCAGCCACATGCGCCAATGCGGTTTCGACAGTTTTGCCGTGCGCGAAGACAAATCCGCCGAAGATGCGCTGAAGGGATTGGCGGGGATGAGTGTGCTTTATGGGCGCTCGGTGATTGAGCCGCGGCCGTTGTTTCGGCGGCGCGGCCCACAGAACCCGTAG
- a CDS encoding nitrite/sulfite reductase has translation MYQYDDYDRALVFERVAQFRDQVERFMAGELSEEEFLPLRLQNGLYMQKHAYMLRVAIPYGTLSAKQMRILASIARDYDRGYGHFTTRQNMQFNWIELAQVPDILERLAQVEMHAIQTSGNCVRNITTEAFAGVAADELMDPRPLAEILRQWSTINPEFLFLPRKFKIAICSAKQDRAAIMMHDIGLYLYRDDRGQMLLRVIVGGGLGRTPILGLQIREGLPWQHLLSYVEAVLRVYNRHGRRDNKYKARIKILVKALGIEAFAKEVEEEWEYLKDGPAQLTDVEYERVASAFVPPDYRSLAGTDLDFGTRLAENPAFARWVTRNVQPHKVPGYASVVLSTKPGIASPPGDVTTEQMEAVAQWSEQFGFGEIRIAHEQNIVLPDVPKADLYPLWCLASEQGLGCANIGLLTDIIACPGGDFCALANAKSIPIAQAIQARFEDLDYLHDLGDISLNISGCMNACGHHHIGNIGILGVDKNGSEWYQITLGGAQGKNSALGKVIGPSFSAAEVPDVIERIIGTFVRYRESDELFVDTLARIGLEPFKERVYAKMLEVSA, from the coding sequence ATGTATCAGTACGACGACTATGACCGGGCCCTGGTGTTCGAGCGTGTTGCGCAGTTTCGCGATCAGGTCGAACGTTTCATGGCCGGGGAATTGAGCGAAGAAGAGTTCCTGCCGCTACGTCTGCAGAACGGCCTGTACATGCAAAAGCATGCCTACATGCTGCGCGTGGCGATTCCCTATGGCACGCTGAGCGCGAAGCAAATGCGCATTCTGGCGAGCATTGCGCGGGACTACGATCGTGGCTACGGCCACTTCACCACCCGGCAGAACATGCAGTTCAACTGGATCGAACTGGCTCAGGTGCCGGACATCCTCGAACGCCTGGCCCAGGTGGAAATGCACGCGATCCAGACCTCCGGCAACTGCGTGCGCAACATCACCACTGAAGCCTTTGCCGGCGTCGCGGCGGACGAGTTGATGGACCCGCGCCCGCTGGCAGAAATCCTGCGGCAATGGTCGACCATCAATCCGGAATTCCTGTTTCTGCCGCGCAAGTTCAAGATCGCCATCTGCTCGGCGAAGCAGGACCGCGCGGCGATCATGATGCATGACATCGGCCTCTATCTTTATCGCGATGACCGCGGGCAAATGCTCTTGCGGGTGATTGTTGGCGGCGGGTTAGGTCGCACGCCGATCCTCGGTTTGCAGATTCGCGAAGGCTTGCCGTGGCAGCACCTGCTGTCCTATGTCGAGGCAGTGTTGCGGGTTTATAACCGTCACGGGCGGCGCGATAACAAGTACAAGGCGCGGATCAAGATTCTGGTCAAGGCTTTAGGTATCGAAGCGTTCGCCAAGGAAGTGGAAGAGGAGTGGGAGTACCTCAAGGACGGTCCGGCGCAGTTGACCGACGTCGAATATGAGCGTGTCGCCAGTGCCTTCGTGCCGCCCGATTACCGTTCACTGGCCGGCACTGATCTGGACTTCGGCACACGCCTGGCCGAGAACCCGGCATTCGCCCGTTGGGTGACGCGCAACGTTCAGCCGCACAAGGTGCCGGGTTACGCCAGCGTGGTGCTGTCGACCAAACCGGGCATCGCCTCGCCGCCGGGGGATGTCACGACCGAGCAAATGGAAGCGGTGGCCCAGTGGTCCGAGCAGTTCGGTTTCGGCGAAATCCGCATCGCCCATGAACAGAACATCGTTTTGCCGGACGTGCCCAAGGCCGACCTTTACCCACTGTGGTGCCTGGCCAGCGAGCAAGGCCTGGGATGCGCCAACATCGGCTTGCTGACCGACATCATCGCCTGCCCCGGCGGCGATTTTTGTGCGTTGGCCAACGCCAAATCAATCCCCATCGCGCAGGCGATTCAGGCACGTTTCGAGGATCTGGATTATCTGCATGACCTGGGCGATATCAGCCTGAACATTTCGGGCTGTATGAACGCCTGCGGCCACCACCACATCGGCAACATCGGCATTCTTGGGGTCGATAAGAACGGCAGCGAGTGGTACCAGATCACCCTCGGCGGTGCCCAGGGCAAGAACAGTGCGTTGGGTAAGGTCATCGGCCCGTCGTTCAGTGCCGCCGAAGTGCCCGATGTCATTGAGCGGATCATTGGCACGTTCGTTCGCTACCGGGAGAGCGATGAGTTGTTCGTCGATACCTTGGCGCGCATCGGTCTGGAGCCGTTCAAGGAGCGGGTGTACGCGAAAATGCTGGAGGTGTCGGCATGA